In the Wyeomyia smithii strain HCP4-BCI-WySm-NY-G18 chromosome 2, ASM2978416v1, whole genome shotgun sequence genome, one interval contains:
- the LOC129723095 gene encoding BTB/POZ domain-containing protein 10 isoform X2 codes for MELHQRKQNSTSSSSSSGASPGNVVGSVGAGNKNDYDSSHSSSNTEEYTETDERRRRMMKNRARNNRLMQQHVQQQTTVSVPKPSSSLKKVLDSEDRITLVVDNTTFSINPSLFTAHPNTMLGRMFSSGMEFTHPNDRGEYEVADGISHTVFRAVLEYYRNGIIRCPPTVSVQELREACDYLLIPFTADTIRCQNLRGLLHELSNEGAREQFEVFLESLILPLMVASAERGDRECHVVVLSDDDVVDWDEEYPPQMGEEYCQTVSSTAMYRFFKYIENRDVAKQVLKDRGLKKIRLGIEGYPTYKEKIKKRPSGRVEVIYNYLQRPFIHMSWEKEEAKSRHVDFQCVKSKSVTNLAEATADPALELDSGNQLPQRHFDISNEPDVDAIRPIVAAAIALDGEEGAVGGIINPEEIAGSDEPQ; via the exons ATGGAATTGCACCAACGGAAGCAGAATTCAACATCCTCCTCATCCTCATCTGGTGCATCACCTGGTAACGTAGTAGGCAGTGTGGGAGCTGGCAACAAAAACGATTACGACAGTTCTCACAGCAGCAGTAACACTGAGGAATACACCGAAACGGACGAACGGCGTCGCCGAATGATGAAAAACCGTGCGAG AAACAATCGTTTGATGCAGCAACACGTTCAACAGCAAACCACGGTATCCGTACCAAAACCATCATCGTCGCTCAAAAAGGTACTGGACTCCGAGGATCGTATCACATTAGTTGTGGACAACACAACGTTTTCAATCAATCCATCATTATTTACTGCACATCCGAACACAATGCTTGGTCGTATGTTTAGCTCAGGAATGGAATTTACACATCCAAATGACCGCGGTGAATACGAGGTTGCTGACGGCATTTCGCATACTGTTTTTCGGGCTGTTCTCGAATACTATCGGAATGGTATTATTCGTTGTCCGCCTACAGTGTCCGTACAGGAGCTGCGTGAGGCATGCGATTATTTGCTAATTCCGTTCACGGCGGATACTATAAGATGCCAAAACTTGCGTGGACTGCTACACGAGCTTAGCAACGAAGGAGCTCGCGAGCAGTTCGAAGTGTTCCTTGAATCACTAATCCTGCCATTGATGGTGGCTTCGGCCGAGCGTGGCGATCGAGAGTGTCACGTTGTCGTGCTCTCTGATG ATGACGTCGTTGATTGGGACGAAGAATATCCTCCTCAAATGGGTGAAGAGTACTGCCAGACCGTGTCCAGCACGGCAATGTATCGTTTCTTTAAGTATATTGAGAACCGTGACGTGGCTAAGCAGGTGCTGAAGGACCGAGGTCTGAAAAAAATCCGTCTCGGTATCGAGGGCTATCCAACTTACAaggaaaaaatcaagaaacGACCGAGCGGTCGAGTGGAAGTGATCTATAACTACTTGCAGCGACCGTTCATTCACATGTCGTGGGAGAAAGAGGAGGCTAAGAGCCGTCATGTGGATTTCCAATGTGTGAAATCGAAATCTGTGACGAACCTGGCAGAAGCAACGGCTGATCCGGCGCTTGAGTTGGATTCTG GAAATCAACTCCCACAACGTCATTTCGATATTTCCAATGAACCTGATGTAGATGCTATTCGTCCGATTGTTGCGGCAGCTATAGCTCTAGATGGCGAAGAAGGTGCTGTCGGTGGAATAATCAACCCGGAAGAAATCGCTGGTTCTGATGAACCTCAGTAA
- the LOC129723095 gene encoding BTB/POZ domain-containing protein 10 isoform X1 — MELHQRKQNSTSSSSSSGASPGNVVGSVGAGNKNDYDSSHSSSNTEEYTETDERRRRMMKNRARNNRLMQQHVQQQTTVSVPKPSSSLKKVLDSEDRITLVVDNTTFSINPSLFTAHPNTMLGRMFSSGMEFTHPNDRGEYEVADGISHTVFRAVLEYYRNGIIRCPPTVSVQELREACDYLLIPFTADTIRCQNLRGLLHELSNEGAREQFEVFLESLILPLMVASAERGDRECHVVVLSDDDVVDWDEEYPPQMGEEYCQTVSSTAMYRFFKYIENRDVAKQVLKDRGLKKIRLGIEGYPTYKEKIKKRPSGRVEVIYNYLQRPFIHMSWEKEEAKSRHVDFQCVKSKSVTNLAEATADPALELDSAGNQLPQRHFDISNEPDVDAIRPIVAAAIALDGEEGAVGGIINPEEIAGSDEPQ; from the exons ATGGAATTGCACCAACGGAAGCAGAATTCAACATCCTCCTCATCCTCATCTGGTGCATCACCTGGTAACGTAGTAGGCAGTGTGGGAGCTGGCAACAAAAACGATTACGACAGTTCTCACAGCAGCAGTAACACTGAGGAATACACCGAAACGGACGAACGGCGTCGCCGAATGATGAAAAACCGTGCGAG AAACAATCGTTTGATGCAGCAACACGTTCAACAGCAAACCACGGTATCCGTACCAAAACCATCATCGTCGCTCAAAAAGGTACTGGACTCCGAGGATCGTATCACATTAGTTGTGGACAACACAACGTTTTCAATCAATCCATCATTATTTACTGCACATCCGAACACAATGCTTGGTCGTATGTTTAGCTCAGGAATGGAATTTACACATCCAAATGACCGCGGTGAATACGAGGTTGCTGACGGCATTTCGCATACTGTTTTTCGGGCTGTTCTCGAATACTATCGGAATGGTATTATTCGTTGTCCGCCTACAGTGTCCGTACAGGAGCTGCGTGAGGCATGCGATTATTTGCTAATTCCGTTCACGGCGGATACTATAAGATGCCAAAACTTGCGTGGACTGCTACACGAGCTTAGCAACGAAGGAGCTCGCGAGCAGTTCGAAGTGTTCCTTGAATCACTAATCCTGCCATTGATGGTGGCTTCGGCCGAGCGTGGCGATCGAGAGTGTCACGTTGTCGTGCTCTCTGATG ATGACGTCGTTGATTGGGACGAAGAATATCCTCCTCAAATGGGTGAAGAGTACTGCCAGACCGTGTCCAGCACGGCAATGTATCGTTTCTTTAAGTATATTGAGAACCGTGACGTGGCTAAGCAGGTGCTGAAGGACCGAGGTCTGAAAAAAATCCGTCTCGGTATCGAGGGCTATCCAACTTACAaggaaaaaatcaagaaacGACCGAGCGGTCGAGTGGAAGTGATCTATAACTACTTGCAGCGACCGTTCATTCACATGTCGTGGGAGAAAGAGGAGGCTAAGAGCCGTCATGTGGATTTCCAATGTGTGAAATCGAAATCTGTGACGAACCTGGCAGAAGCAACGGCTGATCCGGCGCTTGAGTTGGATTCTG CAGGAAATCAACTCCCACAACGTCATTTCGATATTTCCAATGAACCTGATGTAGATGCTATTCGTCCGATTGTTGCGGCAGCTATAGCTCTAGATGGCGAAGAAGGTGCTGTCGGTGGAATAATCAACCCGGAAGAAATCGCTGGTTCTGATGAACCTCAGTAA